A genomic segment from Vidua macroura isolate BioBank_ID:100142 chromosome Z, ASM2450914v1, whole genome shotgun sequence encodes:
- the LOC128821612 gene encoding serine/threonine-protein kinase PAK 3-like, with the protein MFISMLLFPSFSYRVDGQRWLVMEYMDGGTLSDVISETHLSEDEMAAISRECLQGLDFLHSNLVIHRDVKSSNILLRTDGSVKLADSGLFVQLTPEQSRRSSVASTSGWMAPEVVTGQPCGPKVDIWSLGIVGIEMAEGEVPYWNETPVSPQLLIAIRGTPKLRQPNRFSSSLRNFLRHCLRTDAARRWSAKELLQHPFVTSAKPASTLVPLINSVKKEKKKKTRI; encoded by the exons atgtttatctccatgctcttgtttccttctttcagctaccGTGTGGATGGGCAGCGCTGGCTGGTCATGGAGTACATGGACGGAGGCACTCTGAGCGATGTCATCAGCGAGACCCACCTGTCTGAAGACGAGATGGCAGCCATCAGTCGGGag tgcctgcaaggcctggattttcttcactcgaACCTCGTGATCCACcgagatgtgaagagcagcaacatccttctcagaaccgacggctctgtcaagctgg ctgactctggcctctttgttcagctcacccctgagcagagtcgacggagctcagtggccagcacttctgggtggatggcgcctgaagtggtgacaggtcaaccatgtggccccaaagtggacatatggTCTCTTGGAATCGTGGGCATCGAAATGGCGGAAGGAGAAGTTCCTTACTggaatgaaactcctgtttcg cctcaacTCCTGATAGCCATACGAGGGACACCAAAGCTGCGGCAGCCCAACCGATTCTCGTCTTCCCTGCGTAACTTCCTGAGGCACTGCCTGCGGACAGACGCGGCACGGCGCTGGTCtgccaaggagctcctgcag catccatttgtaacaTCAGCCAAGCCAGCGTCCACCCTGGTACCACTCATCaactcagtgaagaaggagaagaagaagaagacaagaATCTAA